The genomic DNA GTGCCTATATCAAACATAATGACGCAATCCTTCGCATGTATACTAACAGCTCTTTTAACAAATTCATACGAATTGGGTGTAGAATGAACaactatttaaataaaaagttgttGTATGTGTACAGTAGAGACAAATCTCcacccaagtcacaatgtataaaaagttaacacttataggtcaaagtacggtcttcaacgcTGGTCCTTGGCTCACCCTCAACGGCAAGCTATTAGGGCCCTAAACTGACTAATTTTtggctcacctggcccgaagggccaagtgagcttttcccatcactttgcgtccgtcgtcgttaacttttacaaaaatcttctcctctgaaacaactgagccaaattaaaccaaacttggccataatcatcatttgggtatctagtttaaaaaatgtgtggcgtgacaccgccatccaaccaagatggcctccacagctaaaaatagaacataggggtaaaatgcagtttttggcttataactcaaaaaccaaagcatttagagcaaatctgacatgaactttttaaattgttatttggatggagagttgtctcattggcactcacaccacatcttcctatatctatgaagtAAAATTGGTTATCAGGTCGGgatctatctaccctgaaattttcagatgaatcggacaacctgttgttgggttgctgcccgtgaattgataattttaaggaaattttgctgttttggttattttcttgaatattattatagatagagataaactgtaaacagcaataatgttcagcgaagtaagattaacaaataagtcaacatgactgaaatggtcagttgatccctttaggagttattgccctttatagtcaatttttaacaatttttcgtaaatcttagtaatcttttacaaaaatcttcttctctgaaacgaCATGgttaaattaaaccaaacttggccacaatcatcatttttggtatatagttttaaaaatgtgtggcgtgacccggtcaaccaaccaagatggccgccacagctaaaaatagaacagaggggtaaaattcagtttttggcttataactgaaaaaccaaagcattaagagcaaatctgacatgggataactttttttatcaagtcaaaatctacctgccctgaaattttcagatgaatcggacaacccgttgttgggttgctgccccaaattggtaattttaaggaaattttgcttttatgagttattatcttgaatattattatagatagagataaactgtaaaaaaaaccaatgaatgtcggcaaagtaagatctacaagtaAGTAATCATGAaagaaattgtcagttgacctctttaggagttattccctttatagtcaatttttaaccatttttttcataaatcttagtaatcttttacaaaaatcttctcctctgaaactactgggccaagttcattacagatagagataattgtaagcagcaagaatgttcagtaaattaagatgttCAAACTCATCACGATCACcgaaacacaattttgtcatgaatccatcggtaaatttttaattaattaaaaatacttAATTCCATCTCGGATGCTTTCGACATTACTCGTTACCTGTTTGTACAAAAAATTATCGTTTGTAATTTATAcgcatttgattggttaattgaAATACCTGTTCACTTCaggtaaattttcataaatatttcctGGTCATTTCGAAAAGTTTACTGGTCAATTCAACACGTTAAATTTACCCACCCTCCCGTTAAATTTATGCCAAAATATGATTATCATTACTTATGTgttgagttttgttttattacatcGAAATTGGAGCGGAGGGAAtttgcgtcctttgtttaatattctgACACATAGatcaaggtgagcgacacaggctctttagagcctctagtttgttttacataaataaggccgttcgtttttttatttgaattgttttacattgtcttatcgagccctttatagctgactgcggtttgggctttgctcattgttaaggccgtacggtgacctatagttgttaatgtctgtgtcattttggtcttttgtggatagttgtcctattggcaataataccacatcttcttttttatattaaacaatttaaacaggaaccccaacggtctaatctttaaacaaaatatcccAATAAATGAAAAACTCCTATGAACCACACAAACAATcggcaaccactgaacaacaggcaACTGAATGAGAAGGTGCATATACATACAGTGGGTTTAAACGTTTTTCACGGGCGCCAATCTTCACCCTAACCTACAGTATAATGTAACATTACAACAAATACAGACACACTATAATATATGAACTAAAATAATTGTGATAAGTTTGTGACATATATTATTCAATTCaaagaaggaaaaaaagaaatcattcTCTCTCACACACATACAAACACACAAATACACATAGACAATCATCTCTCTCGCTTTCTCCATcacatttaaatatacaaataagttaGTAAAATTCTTCATCATCAAAATCAGCGTAGAATTCATTGTAGTATTCCTCTTCTGCCATACGTGCCTTGTCTGCCGCGTAACCAAACAAGAAATCCCAAAAGTAGGTGTAAGACTCCCGATATAGCTGCTGGCGACTCTGTTTGGTAGATAAACtatttttggcacattttaCAAATAGAGAGAACGGAATTTTTCCttccttttttccttttttctcattgctttctgaaaaaaaatagttaataacATAGACACGTGGACATAATCATAATGCCATGGACATattctgcttacccttccagagcaccatATATCACTCCGATTGTTAGTGGGGTTAATTATGCtcattctttggttttctatgttgtattttgttgtttgtctattagcccccccccctcccccgtGTCTATTAGTCctctctttttattttgtcatgcCATTATTAGTTCTTTTCGACTAATAAGTTTGATTATTCTTTTGTTATCCTTTGCTATCGTTTCTCGTTTGCCTTAGTAATGCCAATTTAtggttttctttataaaatacatatttcttaataactttatttgtgctttttgtttttgttttgttaaattacattttgtaacaAGAGTAAATAGAGTACAAGCGTTCCACGACAAAGCTGTACAAAGCAGGGTTTATTAATTATTGTCATCAAGTATCGATTTTGTTGTGAATAGCTGtcctatattaaaaaaaaaagaatttttaaactatttcttcaaaaaataaaataataaaaatactgaactgcgaGCAAAATTCCAGACGGAAATAGGCAAAATCAACAGCTCCAACACAATTTATACTGGACCAATTGTTGCCTAAAACCcgataatattttgaatttgcaTATAACGATACAAATATACCTAATTTAATATTCTATGACATTTGTTCATACCTGTTATACAATGCCACAAACGTTTACAGCATAACTTATATAGGTAAAAATATCGGCGACTGGACATTAGTCAAGAAAATCAATTAATGCTAAATTACCTTGCTGTTGATGTTCTTCCTCGTGTTTCTTCTGTTGTTCTTCGGCTTTCTTCTGTTGATGAACTTCCTTCTGATTTGGATTTGTGGACTTTGTTTTAGTGTTGGTTAATCTCAACAGTTTAATGTTTCCACAATAAATGAAAGGATTATTTGTACTGTGCGTTTCTTTTTTCTGAAAGAACAAATCATGAAGCATGTTTAGCAAATTAATTCAAATCCTTAAAATTTTTAACagagatgaaaaaaatattaagttgCAAATGTGAACATGcgatatatatttgataattatatcATCGCTTTAAAGAGATGATTTTCTGCTTAACTTTTGTCCGTTTGTCCGTTTCAGTCGCAAATACAAGTCTCAGCTTTTTGGTAAAAGGCACTAAGCGTTGTCTTAATTGTCTAATCGTACCATACCGTTTAGTTACGCCCATAATCTATGGTTTGTTGTTAAtggaaataaatatatgatcGACAAACTCAATATTTACAACTCTGACTTCGTGTAATTAACTTCTTTGCTGTTACATTTGTAACAACATAAATTCACTTAACTCGACTCTTAAAATTCATTGGAAGAAATGCTTTCAACGTATGGTTGTTTCAAtctgtcatttaattttttcgACAGGTTTTCCTTTAATCTTTATCcctatgtatttttaaaaattcatccCGAATTCCCGGAAAAATAAACGCTGCATGAATCCCGATCTcccgagaaaaaaaatccctcATCCCTAGGGCCCGTCCAGACCTCCCGAAAAAGTCAGTCCACGACTTTAAAAAGCTGAATGCcgcaaaaataatttgaatacgCCGTGAATTGTCTATCTTACTCGAAAAAAAGTCGTGTTTTGGaaatgtgtttatatattagtatggcgttcattatcactggactagtatatatttgtttagaggccagctgaaggacgcctccgggtgcgggaatttctcgctacattgaagacctgttggtgaccttctggtgttgttttttatttggtcgggttgttgtctctttgacacattccccatttccattctcaattttattatatattattaacctTAAACATAATCATATACTTATGTAAGActaggaaatataaaaaaaattacgtgtgtatatatttttgattatttttcctTTCCAAACACGAATAATCGTATACATCGTAAAACACCGTGTCCgaaattttgtcttttcattcTGTCAATTGCGatattaatttatgaaataccAGAGGGGGACAAGATTAATCCAAGAGAAACGTATAGTGTACAGGTGGGAATAAATTAAAAGCCCATATTGTACCTATTGTACCTTTCCAAACACGAATGACCGGATACGCCGTACAACTTCGTGTCCGAAAGTCTGTCGTTTCTCTCCGTCCatttctatatctatatttctgcaaaaaaagaaaaatgaatccTCAAGTATACTTTATAAACGTTATTAATTTATGCGCTAAGTTTTCGCGGGACCAAAAAACATTCAGCATGAATATGGTTCCTTActtggaagaagaagaagaatagTATTTGATTATCATTGCCTAGATTGTCAACTATTCTGCTagaatgaagaagaaaaaccGCTCCTATATACTCATGGTACAAGTAGTATAATGTTTCTCAATGCAATATCACTGCTATAAGTTTAACGGCATTGACTAACATATAACAACCAATTCCATTGAGTGTGAAGGTAAAGGTAGAATCCCTGGTTAGCTGAATCGTGAGGTCATCATAAGGtcaggtatactaccctccttttgAAATAgcctagtcctacagacagatagattggttatcgGTCGGACTAGTCTACTTTTAAAGAAGAGTAGTTTACCTGACCTTATAATGACTAAACGATTCTGCTAGCAAACAAACTAACCATACATTGTAAATTTGCCTACACTCTCAATGGAATCGGCTGTAAAAGGGTTTCGGACGATCGGTATTTTGATTTATTCCAAAGtcaatgtaaatgtttttttatttcctctATATTTTTACTTGTATCGTATACAATAGACGTAATGCGACATCTcatgaataaaagaaataactGTCAATATGGGAGGggtatttacaaatatttttcttgtaCTACTAGTACTAGTaatagaaaatatatgaaaaagttAATTTACAAAGAATGGTCATATTTATTAACTTAATACTTACATAAAATTGACCATTAAGCTCGAAAGAACACAAAACCAGGACAGATTTAATCttcactgaaactactggaccaaattgaAATACCTTCAAACTTAAACTGTATGTTCCtcagggtatctagtttataaattgcaCCCAAAGTTTTGActccatcaacaaacatggctaaaaaaataacatagtgGTCAAATTCCGGATGTTGGCTCATATCtccaaaaactaaagcatttaaagtaaatttgacAAGAGGTATAAATTGCTCAAGCATTTGAATTAAGATTTGCGTATGGTATCATTTTTCCAAATaggcaagcaagccaaccaccCCTTCAAGTAGCTAGCATTTATTTAGAACAACGGATTCAGATGTTATTGCCCGTTAAGTATAACGCAGAGTTAATTGCAGTTCATAATAGAaatgcttgagcaaacatttaTACAACCAAAGGAAGCATGCCAGACAACCAAACATTTGcctgtctgtgtcattttggtctcttgtggacagttgtctcattggcaatcataccacatctttctaagtttatatataaactgcAAGCATTAGGAAAATAGCTCTAATTTGAAATCCTTATTGGTGcgtagtttaaaataaaattggcatATTGACAATTCATTATAATAGCTTATTTACTACATATATTTGTAAGTCAAAGTTGTTTTACTGAACATGCGACCAAAAGATGGATTAAAACtgaaacctttaaaaaaaattgtaataaaaaaatacattcaatACCCCCAAGAGAGTAAAGCCAGGCATTGTCTCGCTGCATTTTAAggcctattggtgaccttctgttgttgtctgttctatggtcgggttgctgtctcttttacacattcattttcaattttattgtcttACAGATACAAATTAATCCATTTTCTTAATTCCGTCAACACCAACAGCCATTAAAACTGTCACGCGGATGAGAATACCAATTTTACTGTTTAAGTACTAGTATTCTGTTGTTTATATCTTATGCCTGCTTTTATCCTTAATTGGGAATGATATTCATcaataaggttttttttattcaaacaatattatatttaaattccactggtttttttttgtagactGGTAAGTTTTCAGATAATTCCGGTTTAATCGAAATCTGGGATAATGCACAATACGCACTGAAAGAAGAACAAGTTGGGAAACCTCTCACACCTCTGATGAAGTTCCGAACACGACAGAAGTAAGTAATTAGAACAAGTGGGGAAATCTCTCTCACCTCTGATGAAGTTCCGAACACGACAGAAGTAAGTAATTAGAACAAGTGGGGAAATCTCTCTCACCTCTGATGAAGTTCCGAACACGACAGAAGTAAGTAATTAGAACAAGTGGGGAAATCTCTCTCACCTCTGATGAAGTTCCGAACACGTCAGAGGTACGTAATTAGAACAAGTGGGGAAACCTCTTACAACTCTGATGAAGTTCCGAACACGACAGAAGTAAGTAATTAGAACTTGATTTTGTCAAAGAAATTACAGCAAAATGCATTGAGcgtgtaggtaaaggtaatatcCTTGGTTAGCTTGCTGGCTGCAGCTAGATGAACCGTGAAGTTATTATTAGGTAAGTTTACTACCCTTCTTTAAAAGTAGACTAGTTCGACATATATACTCACtctatctgtctgtaggactagacTACTCCGAAAGAAGGGTAGTTTAGTTATCCTTATAATGatttcacggttcagctaacaaacAAGCTAGCCAAAGATATGACAtatacctacacactcaatgcatttTGCTGTATTACTCAAAtcttttgaattaaattaacGATAAACGATTTGGTCGGACAGCCATTCATCACTATCATAAATTGTAGTTGCGTCCACGCAGTTCATAGTTACTATTAAATGAAGAATGGAAAAGAATGGTCCAAAAATTCAAGAATAGATAATTTGTTGGTGCGAACATATAAAGAAcagagaataaaaaatataaaacgaaGAATAAAGTCCTAAATACCagtacactaaaaaaaaatagaaaagaaaggtACTCTCCCATATTTAGACCTTCGTATAAGTACTGTGGAAATTTCAGCTTTACTGCATCCAAAACAAATCTGAATATATGTGATTGAGTTGAGGTTTGCCAGATGGAAATGTAAATAAGCAGCCGGATACGATTTTCTTCGGAGAACGACTGAGAATAttgaaacaattttattttatttctctaGATATCCACCACCTGCTAATATAAGCCCTGGTGGAAGATCCACGGCCAAACTTTCCGACCAGGCAAAATCTGTACTGAAATCGTGGTGGTCAGAAAATTCTCAAAACCCTTATCCTACACAAGCAACAAGAGAGGAGATCGCAAATCGAGCAGGACTTACACATTATCAGGTAACGTCAACTTGactttatttcaatttgactttaaaaaatattgttttaacttAATATTACTAATATAAATTTCTCTTACGGttgtacaaagaaaaaaaaatgtctgatgTTAAAGTTTGACACCGGAACCTGTCATATTGGTATGCACAAAAGATTATATCAAGGAGTCGtggaattttcattttaacacaaaaagaatgtttaaaataagggatatatatatatttgaattctaATAATACACTCGCCGCAGACTCGTTTTTTACTATATTTAACTTGAATAACTCGATTAGGAAATTGGTTATGATTCATGCAAATGATACAATATCATATGCGGTTCAATTAAGGAAATTAAAAAGGAGAGGCCAGGGGCTCCCAAAGTAAGCAACTTTTAAAGACGTCGGCAGGTAAAAAGTCTATTCATTAACTATAAATGCAGCGCTATAAGTGGCCAGTCGAGCTCAAGGGGAATATCTACCAGTTGCCAAATCAAATACAGATCCTGGGTTCATGCTGAggttcaatttgtcaaataatttgCATGTTAGCAACTATAGGTATCTGTGTACGACATTCTACACTGAGCAAACCCCATACTGTAtgaaatgtaaaacagttcaacgAGAAAAAGAACGTCCTGAGTAATGATCAAACAGTATACGCAAAAATTAATGTGAGAGACAGCAACCAACGGCAATCCCTAAAAAAATACTGCTACTAGCTACCGAATTGGCTTTGATAAGAATGAataatttgccactggatgttctTTAATTAGcttgaactatttgccactggatttTCTTCAATTGagtgaactatttgccactgtagTTTCTTTAAGTCATGTGAACTATTTTGCACTGGATTGTCTTTAATAAGTATGAACTATTTGCCGCTGGATTGTCTTTATTAGTATGAATCATTTGCCGCTGGATTGTCTTTTATTAGTATGAATCATTTGCCGCTGGATTGTCTTTTATTAGTATGAATCATTTGCCGCTGGATTGTCTTTTATTAGTATGAATCATTAGCCGCTGGATTGTCTTTTATTAGTATGAATCATTTGCCACTGGATTGTCTTTTATTAGTATGAATCATTGGCCGCTGGATTGTCTTTTATAAGATTGAATCATTTGCCACTGGATTGTCTTTTATTAGTATGAATCATTGGCCGCTGGATTGTCTTTTATTAGTATGAATCATTTGCCACTGGATTGTCTTTTATTAGTATGAATCATTGGCCGCTGGATTGTCTTTTATAAGATTGAATCATTTGCCGCTGGATTGTCTTTTATTAGTATGAATCATTTGCCGCTGGATTGTCTTTTATTAGTATGAATCATTTGCCGCTGGATTGTCTTTTATTAGTATGAATCATTTGCCGCTGGATTGTCTTTTATTAGTATGAATCATTTGCCGCTGGATTGTCTTTTATTAGTATGAATCATTTGCCGCTGGATTGTCTTTAATTAGTATGAACCATTTGCCACTGGATTGTCTTAAATTAgtatgaactatttgccactggattgTCTTAAATAAGAATGAACTATTTGCGACTGAATTGTCTTAAATCAgtatgaactatttgccactggattgTCTTAAATAAGTaagaactatttgccactggattgtcttaaattagtataaactatttgccactggattgTCTTTAATTAgtatgaactatttgccactggattgTCTTAAATTAGTATGAACTATTTGCGACTGGATTGTCTTAAATTAGTATGAACTATTTGCGACTGGATTGTCTTTAATTAGTATGAACTATTTGCCAGTGGATTGTTTTGAATTAGTATGAACTATTTGCGACTGAATTGTCTTAAATTAgtatgaactatttgccactggattgTCTTAAATCAgtatgaactatttgccactggattgtcttaaattagtatgaactatttgccactggattgtcttaaattagtataaactatttgccactggattgTCTTTAATTAgtatgaactatttgccactggattgTCTTAAATTAGTATGAACTATTTGCGACTGAATTGTCTTAAATCAGTATGAACTATTTGCGACTGGATTGTCTTTAATTAGTATGAACTATTTGCGACTGAATTGTCTTTAATAAGAAAGAACTATTTTTACCACTGGATTTTCTCTTAACTGgtatgaactatttgccaccgGATTGTCTTCAATAAGAAAGAACTATTTGACaatgcattttctttaaatagtgaGCACTATTTGCCACTAAATTGTCTTTAATTAGTATGAACTATTTGTCACTGGATTATCTTAAAtaagtataaattattttgCACTGAATTGTTTTCAATTGCTATGCACTATTTGCGACTGGATTGTCTTTAATTAGTAAGAACTATTTTCACCACTGGATTTTCTCTTAACTAGTATGAATTATTTGCTACCGGATTGTCTTCAATTAGAAAGAACTATTTGACaatgcattttctttaaatagtgaGCACTATTTGCCACTAAATTGTCTTTAATTAGTATGAACTATTTGTCACTGGATTATCTTAAAtaagtataaattattttgCACTGAATTGTTTTCAATTGCTATGCACTATTTGCGACTGGATTGTCTTTTATTAGTATGAATCATTTGCCGCTGGATTGTCTTTTATTAGTATGAATCATTTGCCGCTGGATTGTCTTTTATTAGTATGAATCATTTGCCGCTGGATTGTCTTTTATTAGTATGAATCATTTGCCGCTGGATTGTCTTAAATTAGTataaactatttgccactggattgTCTTTAATTAgtatgaactatttgccactggattgTCTTAAATTAGTATGAACTATTTGCGACTGAATTGTCTTAAATTAgtatgaactatttgccactggattgTCTTTAATTAGTATGAACTATTTGCGACTGGATTGTCTTAAATCAgtatgaactatttgccactggattgTCTTAAATAAGTaagaactatttgccactggattgtcttaaattagtataaactatttgccactggattgTCTTTAATTAgtatgaactatttgccactggattgTCTTAAATTAGTATGAACTATTTGCGACTGGATTGTCTTAAATTAGTATGAACTATTTGCGACTGGATTGTCTTTAATTAGTATGAACTATTTGCCAGTGGATTGTTTTGAATTAGTATGAACTATTTGCGACTGAATTGTCTTAAATTAgtatgaactatttgccactggattgtcttaaattagtatgaactatttgccactggattgtcttaaattagtatgaactatttgccactggattgtcttaaattagtataaactatttgccactggattgTCTTTAATTAgtatgaactatttgccactggattgTCTTAAATTAGTATGAACTATTTGCGACTGAATTGTCTTAAATTAGTATGAACTATTTGCGACTGAATTGTCTTAAATCAGTATGAACTATTTGCGACTGGATTGTCTTTAATTAGTATGAACTATTTGCGACTGAATTGTCTTTAATAAGAAAGAACTATTTTTACCACTGGATTTTCTCTTAACTGgtatgaactatttgccaccgGATTGTCTTCAATAAGAAAGAACTATTTGACaatgcattttctttaaatagtgaGCACTATTTGCCACTAAATTGTCTTTAATTAGTATGAACTATTTGTCACTGGATTATCTTAAAtaagtataaattattttgCACTGAATTGTTTTCAATTGCTATGCACTATTTGCGACTGGATTGTCTTTAATTAGTAAGAACTATTTTCACCACTGGATTTTCTCTTAACTAGTATGAATTATTTGCCACCGGATTGTCTTCAATTAGAAAGAACTATTTGACaatgcattttctttaaatagtgaGCACTATTTGCCACTAAATTGTCTTTAATTAGTATGCACTATTTGTCACTGGATTATCTTAAAtaagtataaattattttgCACTGAATTGTTTTCAATTGCTATGCACTATTTGCGACTGGATTGTCTTTAATTAGTAAGAACTATTTTCACCACTGGATTTTCTCTTAACTAGTATGAATTATTTGCCACCGGATTGTCTTCAATTAGAAAGAACTATTTGACaatgcattttctttaaatagtgtgaactatttgccactggattgCTTTTAATTGTTATGAACTATGTGCCACTGGattgcttttttaaattattatgaaCTATGTGCCACtgcattgttttaaattattatgaactatttgccactgcattgtcttttattattatgaactatttgccactggattgCATTGAATTGATTGGTAATATTAACCATTGACTAGTCTTAAATAAGTATGAATTATGACCTACTGGATTGATTGAATTATTAAGAATTATTTGCCTGAAATTTGGAAATCAATTTTGAGTTAATAACAGAAAGTGACAGAAAGTTTTCGTCAAGCGCTGATCTCCCTTAGGGGAAGGCgattaaaaacagaaatttcACGATAAGCAGATTATCGGATTTTGTGCGTATAGATATCGTTAAAATATCGGCCGCTCTTATCAATTTGAAGACATCACTTTCATCTTCTCCCTTTGACTCTCTGGCCGAAAATATATACAGAATTAGGCTcttgatattttacgatatcaatgcCTAGCAGCCCAGATAATCTATATTTAACTCCCATGGACAGAAATATACTTAGGCCAATCTGCCGCTATCATAtatgaaaaatgatatataatagataatatgtaataaatataaatgttgtatttCAATATAGGTTAAAACTTGGTTTGCAAACGCCAGACGACGACAGAAAATGAGTGCCGAGAAAAATCAATTGAACTATGAACTGTACATGAAAAAGAAACGTGAGCTTTTGAGTAAAAATGGCACACAAGCAAGGTCTAGAAACACTAAAAAAGATGAACCAAGCGAATCGACCGAAATGCATTCCACTGACAACGCCAATTCACATGGTACAAAC from Mytilus trossulus isolate FHL-02 chromosome 8, PNRI_Mtr1.1.1.hap1, whole genome shotgun sequence includes the following:
- the LOC134682098 gene encoding uncharacterized protein LOC134682098; its protein translation is MDGEKRQTFGHEVVRRIRSFVFGKKKETHSTNNPFIYCGNIKLLRLTNTKTKSTNPNQKEVHQQKKAEEQQKKHEEEHQQQESNEKKGKKEGKIPFSLFVKCAKNSLSTKQSRQQLYRESYTYFWDFLFGYAADKARMAEEEYYNEFYADFDDEEFY